The stretch of DNA atgatttgagttgatctataaataataatattatatagatcctattaaaatgtatttgaatataaataaattaagataagttaaaatgaatataatttttatatataaagttgaaaaagtaataagtcctattaataattaatttgagatatacTTGACATCCaaattatcattattaatttGACGTTAAATGATCCAGATATTATTCGTCATCGTTTGCTCctttactaattatttaattttatattagaaaattatggAAGACTATGGTCAAAATAATACTGAATAGcatcttttgaaaattaaaataaatacagtttgaataaccaaaaaaactAATACTCATGGTATTTTTTGCATCAATATCTCTTAGAACGAGagatatataaaatgagttttatattattgcttataaaatcaatattattcgAGAAGTTTATATTGACACCACAAATTTCATgatattcattttatatcttGCGAATTTCTCTGTCATTCTACTTTAAATATTCGAAAAGAGTTGTGCtacacaaaaatttcaaatttttatatactacttaaaaacatgtaattttacttttttatctttatattttatacttcaattcaatataaaatatgaggggataaaaaagtaaaattatatatttttaaatagtgagCAGGATGTGAGGTTTATGTCTAAAATTTTTCATTcgaaaaagaatatgaaaaagttaatcaTCAATGTTTGATAGTAATTGGGTTTTAATACACGTTTTAAACATTAAACAAAGTGTTGAGTCTTTCCGTGCAAACGACAATTAAAGGAATAATCAAAGTCCCAATCAAAATGTGAATCATGTTGTTTATTTAGGTCTTAAAATTCCAAAccctccaaaaaataaaaataaaaagcccgaaaaggaaaagaaaaatgaacaagTAAATGCAAGAGAGCATTGAAATGGCTGAAAGAAGTTAGACCGgaactaattaattatcttcTTACCAAAATCCAAGTAATTAGCATCCAGAAGAGCATGACCAGAAAACTGTAACCTCCTCTCTCccaaaaaacaattatagaCTAACGCATCCTTTGAATAAtacattttatttcaaaattttttataatttcatttcaaaccatcacttaaacacaattattttttaatttcaaatattcaattttctcttctgattattatctaatcattataatttttttcaaattttcaagcaaaagataaaaataattttattttttcaaattttaaagtaaaaattatattaagaaattatattataacagtattttaactttataatatttttatttaacttttttacctatcatttcctaaaattctatcaaatatattaatttaaattatttcattactatttataaatttataatctcatCGTATTTTTCAAACCAATCTTAAAAAAGTTACCtaaataaatttatagtttttaaaatttaatttaatttttttttaatttcaaggGCTTTTGATTTCTTCCTTATCCTTTCACAAAGCCGTGTGCTTTAAACTTTGGATTTGACCAAACCTGCTGCAATAATTGGAAACGAAAAGATATTTCTCGCATAATGCAGTGATAATATCTTAATAGGGACTTTGAATTGATAATAATGGTTGAAAAATAGATAAGATATGATTTCTATCATTTGGATATGTAGATGAAAGATAAAGTACGGCTCAAATGAGATAGACTGTGTGCATCCAAACCGGCCGTAGTTTCCCAAAAGAGTTTTTCTCCGAACAAGGAAGGCAGCAGGTTGGGTACAATCCGACGTGGTTTTGATTAATATTCTACATCTTTCACAtccaaaaatcaaatacaagTAGAAATTTGTTATGTCAATTAGACTCTGTTACGTATACCGAGAATCTTGtcgatttttgttttttactgaCAATGCAAATTGcactctttatttattattattttttaaaaacttaaaaaaattcacaaatttattaaaaaatattttcttaattgttaagtaaaagaaacatataaaaaaaaaattcggtaGACATTATCGGTAGAAATTCTTGATAAGACAtatcattttctaataaaaatatttatactttatttcttttatttttttatttttaattatgattgGAGTCATCCCACGCCCGGTGGTATATGCTTACATAGAgactaattataataaaaaatgctGGATGAAATCGGCTGGGGAAGCGCAGGGCGAGAGAATCGCATCCCATGTAGCATAAATGAAAGAGAAGGGTACATGTCTCAAAAACACCTCATCTGGTCTTCGTCTACCCATCACCTCATTTCTCCTTCATCCTATTTTTCTTCGTAGTAACATCACCCAAGTTTCCTCAATGAAAGGAAAGGTGGAAAAGCATGGAAAGCCCACCATAGCAAGTCATTATTTAGGAAAGATAAAAACCAAGAAGAGCATGAGCATATTTTCTTTGTCagaaaaccattaaaaaaaccCACAAACTTACAAATTTATATTCTGAAAACCTACAAAAATCAATTGATCCTGGAAAATGGTTCAATGAACCTTGGATTTGCAGAAAATTGTTGGAAAGATTAATCGAACCCATCAATGATTTTCTCtataaaaataccaaaagaCATCCccaacccaaaaacaaaatgaggCATTTATTTCACCGATCTAGATGAGATGCATCCTGGAAAACAAAACTGCAGCTGTCGAAATTTCTCCTACCCACGACTAAGCAAATCTACACAATTGTAGACACAAGCAAAGACCAAAATGCAAGGAAACAACTTCAACAACGAGGTACTCGAGCACAGCCGAGAGGTAGACAGGacaaaatctctttattttgtTAGTCTGGATGGTATGGTTGCAGAACAAGCAATCTGGAAGCATCACTAAAAAGCAATCTTTGCTTTTTCTCCTACCCACGAAGACAACCATAGATTTGAGTTGTAGAAGACGACCCCTCTGCTCTGCTTTTTCTATTGACAAAGTTTGGGTATTTGTTGGTTTCTCTCCTTTCATCTATTTCCTTtcgtctgttttttttttccttcattttttaacatattctTTGACGTGGCATTAGCCAATTACAGTGCGGTTCAAATATCCCTCGACGACTCGACAGACGAAAAATCAAATAAGCTACTTGGTCCAAATTCAAGATTCTTAAGGATGCATATATATTGACGATGACAATGATGCAAGAAGAACACATGTTCTAAAGATTTTCTTGCACGAAGAACACGTCTAAGGTGACACTTTGTCTGGACATACTTTCATTCAAAGAAATCGGACAGAATGGGCTTAGACGATGTGAGGTTACAGACACTTCCTTAAGTTGAATTAAGCCGTATCTTAAACTCTAATCCAAGTGGTCAAAAGTAGCGGTAAATGTGGGGCGGCAAACTagtttttctctttaaaatttgactaatataaaacttttttatttttaaccaatcactcaaaatttaaagtttatccTGGATtaacactctctataataataaaatattattattatttattattaatatttatttaattaaattatatagataaacattacttatattataatttgttataagataagattattgtattattttgtactttataaataattaaataaaaagtttattcatattttctcgtattattataatttttgcaaATGATTATAGATAgatgctaaaaataattttatattttaaaaaatattaaaagaaaaattattaatattattttataaaaatataattaataataagaaaatgtaTCGTAATTCTAAAGATGAAGTTATTGTAAGGATGAAATTACACTAAAAGGAAGGAAAACGataacaagaaataataaaatattaaaatgaagaTACTACAATTCCTTTCATATATAACTCTAGGGATGAAGTTACTATAACTCATCTTCCAAATGAATTgtatttagctaatccaatgtagtAGAAATTTAGTAgacattctttaaaatatgattttcattGACATTTGACTAAGCCAATgccaatatttttataattttaatatctaattatattttacaaaaaaagtaattataataataataaactgcCAATCACCAACATAGCAACGAAAAAACGAtgttttagttttcatttttgttttctttctgtttAAAAGTAAACGTTCTTAGTTcttaaattatatgaatttaaaaaaaaaaaaatcaattagcAAGCGTCACTTCACTAATAGGACTTCACGTGTCCTATTATGTATTAAAAATACAATTGTTTTATAagcatgaataaaaataattttaaaaaggcTAAGTAGGGTACGTTTGGtaagcaaattaaattaaattcaattcatttcaactaattattataatttttttaaattttaatataaaatataatagataatttaattttttaaattttaaaataataataatattaaaaaataataatttaacaatattttattatctcaattcaattcaacttagttcaacattcaaacgcagctTTCAAAAAACAAGCAGACTAATCAGAACACAAAAATTGTCCAAATTTTCAACAAGACTTTTgccatttaaaataataataataattttcaactcaATTTTACAAGTAGCCTGACAAGTGTCAAAATATTAGTAGtgcataaataataatttgttaagaGAACaataacgatattttatggattaaAATGTCACAATCGAATTCCAAACAACATTTGGTACAAACTACGAAGGACGAAACACATTCATGATTCAAggatgatttattttttatttttttgaattatcaCCTTATATTATAGCTGGGCCCCTGTCTTTCTCATTCATAACCTCACGTCTTCCACGTGAGGAAGAGGAAATTGGCTCTCTGATCTGTCTCAAATCTCATGAAACTCGTGCCTTTCAtctctcttcttcctttcttttttatagcTGCTCCTTCCCCTCTCTTTCGTCGTCGTCGTCTCCAGCATTCCCTCCTTAATCCGAAAGATTCTTTCTCCGGGGATACCTCCATCATGTCGAGAACGACCGTCGAGCTCGATTTCTTTGGTATGGAGAAGGAGAGTtcgtcttcctcttcctcctcctccaaatctcaGTTCCAGAAGTTTCTTGATCGCCAGAGAAGCTTTCGAGGTCGGTTTCCTCCgctattttctttccttttctttgggCTTCTGGTGATATGTGTTTTGCGTTTGTGCTAAAAGGTgctttcatttaattttttttttctcaggaaTGCAGAGTGCCATTTCCATGATCAACCCTGAGGTTCTGAAATCTGTGATTGCCTCCGCTGCGAACCTGGGCTCCGAATCCAGCAATGCGATTCCTTCGAAGAACTCGGTTTCGGTGCCGGCGAGTCCGGTTTTGCCTGTCTATACTCCTCCTATCGTCAGGTACTGGATTTATTCTATTAAATTCCTTGTTTTCcctccaatattattattatttttttgaattatttaccAGAAATTTTGAATGGCAATGGACTCCATTGCAGGCCTAGTTCAGAGAACCTTCCGGATACCGCCCCTCTAACCATTTTTTACAACGGAACCGTCTCGGTTTTCGATGTTCCTCAAGAGAAGGTTTGTTTCATTAAACATTCTATATTcagtttcatctttatttttttaagcattgGTCTCGCCTTGATTCTGGTTTCCCTGTTTCTAATTTGGGGAAAAAATGTACAGGCGGAGAACATTTTGAAGCTTGCTGTGGAAGGGACATTGGACCCAAAAGTTGCAGTTCCTTCAAGCGACCAACAACAGCTACTTGATGCACTTGGCGGTGGTAAGTGCTAATTATCTTCACTTCTGTGAGATGTTTAAGAGAAATTTCCCAAATACTAAAGCGGATTAGTGATCATCATATATTTCTCTAATTAAGGAAATTATTTGTAGGCATTGCAGATCTGCCAATCGCACGAAGAAAGTCACTGCAGAGATTCTTGGAGAAGCGCAAAGAGAGGTAATCCCCAATTTCGAATATTAATCTTGTGAGCATGTTGGAAATTCTGATTTTTTCTTAGATTTTCGAAACCTCCCTCAGGAAATATATAGTTCCCGATCCTTCCAAGTAATAGAAATTGATGATGAGACAGAAACTAATTAGAGCATGCTATATCCTTATTAACGAGTaattatgtaaattattttagCGAAATGATATCAGATTATACTAAGGATAATAAATAGTCTTTATcatttattaacaaaaattatCTGTAAAAGCCTCCTAATTTAAAGAATCATTCCGAATATTTCTAGATTTGATGGTCTAAAATAACAAGTAACATCCTTTCGTTCTCAAttagaatagagaaaaaaaaggaaatgctTTAGCTATAAAGAGgtccataaaaataaactcataaccTTACATAACTTAAtgtgttatattataaaattatttttattataaattagatctaatatatgatatgaaattatgttaatttgtaaaaaaataaataaaacacgtTTTATTGTCCGAATGTTATTTTGTTGTTGTAGTGCTTTTGATTGaggataataaaattatagagaataattattctcatcagttattattcactattcTATATatcacatcctataaaaaaaaaaaaaaaaaaaaaaaattgtcatgtaTGGGGTGTAGCATGACTTGAGATATAagcaatatattattatttttgtttggcagGTTGACTTGCGTCTCCCCTTATGCATGCTACACCTAATTACGCGTTTGTGCGCTTGAACAAGTCATCCATGGAGGAGTCATGATTCCTAGAACCTAACTAGAAAGGTGCCAAAGATAGCAAGAAAGGACgccaatatattattttacataataaaagttgtgtaatatctttcttttttttttttttttcaaggattCTAAAGCATGCAGCCTCTTCAAAGTagcttttttcctcttttttctctaCAGAAAAGAGGTACAAAATATAATAGCTTGTTAGGTACGGCGAAGATGGTTCACGTTTTAGTAATGTGCTGTAATATTTGTGTGTCTATTAGTACTTCTATTATTCTATTCAATTCCATGTCTCCAGCTTCCTCTACACTTTCCTATTGATTTTAAGCCATTcttttattatagttatgtattaAATAGGTTATTATTGGTGTCACATGCATACCCtacctttccttttcttcttatattttttttattattatttttttcttttggcctGCGGGTAGAACATCGGGGTCGTGTGATTTTGTCTCAGCCAAGttcttctcttttattataTACTTGTTTTCATGTGCTGGCGAATATTTGTTGACGTCCAACATAAGAATCCTAGCGGAACATCATGAGAGGAAaccaaaaagataagaaaaaagcATTGTAAAGAACAGGTTTGACCTTTTGCTTGAGATTTAAGAAATCCTTCAAGGAAAACACGagggaaaagaggaaaaaattataCAGAAAGAGCAGATCATGGGAATCTAAAAGCTTCTCATattattcatcttaacttatttatattgtGCATAACTAAAGAAATGCAAGAAGAAAGTTTACTAGGGACTTCAGATTCcctatttaaaattaatgtaaaaaagtaaaagagtGTGTGTCCCGTGTATGATCTCAATTCGAAAAGTTCTTTTTCTGTGTGTCACCACACTTAAATTAAATTAACCCCATGGAGTCATCGCTAAGACTCTAGAGGACTTATTCCGAGACCCCTTCATATAAACCATCTTTATTTTCACGCAAGTATGCAACCCTCTTAACTGGATGAAATTATGTGTTACTTAATATAACACGCAACTGTTTCCAATCGTTGATGACAACTAACGGGAAAAGGACTTGGTTTGGAAAGCAGAAGGCGTTTAGATGgagaattatctaaaaaaatatcaaacttttACCAAATTAGACAGAACTCAAAAAGAAACAGAACTCCTTTTATGCTTTATTAAGGTGAGACAAAGGCTTTTGAACTTTCTTCCTGCCTTTAAACTTGTTAGAGTGCTGACTTTAATGCCTGTATTTCTGTCATGCGAAAATCATTCACGTTTCGTAGATTTCCCCGAGTCAATAAGTGCGGACTCTGACATTTCTGTCACGTGAAATGTGTTGGGGGTATTGGATCCCTTTGATGGCTATGAACCTAGAGTTAGGCAGGtactagaattaaaaaaataattcttctatatacaatTGTTACGTGCAATCTTTTATGTTAGgtcagatttaaaataaattgtttaatttttctttaaatgcaCATGTTCTCTCTCATCGAGACTCTCTCTTTTTCATTAACTCTCTTTATCTCTAGCTTATCGGGtcgtctttctctctcattagcTTAGTCttcctctctcatcagctctctctcattaggtcggtctttctctctcatcaactcagtctctctctcatcaagtgtcTCCACGTCAGTCCCGTTTGCGTGCCGTTTACACCATGCACTTGCAACAAgcgtttttcttaaaaaaaagtctGACAAATTCTCCCAAggccatttatttatttaatactcttaatttttttttaaaaaaaaaaatacaacatcattaaaaagatattttcttaatcactaaataaaaaaaaaagttgtatcaAGACCCATTGTCGGTAGGGATCCTCAGGAGaactagcattactctaaaataaatatgtaaatgcCTCGCattaataactataattattattttcaattaaggaaaatgctagtccTATTGAGAAAATTCATCGTGAAAGCCTATCAATTGTAGTTTTTGTAACTTAGTAATTAAAATTGTAGTTTTTGtaacttagtaattaagaaagtattttttaatgagtttatgattttttaaaaatatttaaagggatttaaaaaatatttgaattttttttttttacacgttTGATAACCACTCTTGGTGGATTTTCTCGATGAGGGCAACATGATCCttaaattaaatgatattgTTCAACTACAACTTCACCGTAAAATCTTGAATAAAAATGTTGAACTTTTAGAGAATACTAATTGGAgcgatgtttttaaatttaaagaaaaataaactaagaagTGATGTTTTTAAGATATCATAGGAGGTAAGTATTTGAACTCAAGGGTGAGCAAAATTGCTGGAACCAAGGGAGAGTAAGGAATGCTTGACGGGTGTGTCCACATCCCGAGTGAGTGAATAGTGTTAAGATCTAGAGACAAGCAACAAGAGCTCCCATACAAGACAAGCGAAAGTGCTCGAACCCAGGGATATGCAAGGAGTACTCGAGTAAAGAGTTTGAACCTAGGCGAGTAAAGAGTGCTTGGACCCTGAGCGACCAAACCAGTGGTCAAACCTTGAGGGGGGCAATATAGCTCGAACCCCCCAATGAACATAGATGGTTCAAACCTTAGGGCAAGCAACAGAGCTTGAACCACAGGGTGAACAAGAACAATTCCTACTATAGGTAACTGAAAGTGAAGGTAGGATGAAAAAATGAGTCTAAAACGACAAAATTGAAGCTTGGTCGACAAATGAAGAtagatagaaaataaatatatgacaAAAAAAAGCTTGATCTTGGGCTTGCAAATCGGGGGCAAGCAAAGAATGCTCGAACAAGGGGCAAGTAAAAAGGGTTGGAACCCAGGGCAAGTAACCACAGCTCACCCCTCGACGAGCAGAGTGCTTCTCACGAAGGACAATCAAAAGAGCTCTTCTCGAAATGTGCTCCTCTCAAAGACGAGCATTCAAACAAATAATTGAAGTGATCTCGCACCTAGAGGCAAGCACTTTGCTTGATGCCAGTAAAATGCTCGCCACCTCTGTTTAATTAGACTTGTGGTATGAGTATTTCAATTAGTTCGAATATATGACAAGGGCATTTTAGCATAATCCAAGTCTCTTGTAAGGGCATCTTGGTCGATTTAGCATATGAAATAAGGGTATACCAAGCTAACATGGTATCTATAAAGCGATATTTTGATTCAAGTCATCGCATGAACTCCCATTTTGTAGGCTCTAAACTCGttcttatgttataaaatagaAATCGTAAttgcaaaatttatattttaactcttCAAACTATCACATACCTTTAAAATACGTTATGAACTATTAAAATTGTAACttaattcaatttcaaaattggAAATGACTATATGGTACTCACTTTATTCTTTAAGACTACATCACATCATgcactttttctatttcttaaGAATATTATCTCAACGGAATTGAAGTTgtaacatttttaatttgtatcatACAGCTAAGTTGTTTAGGTTTAAGAATAatggtatgattttttttaggtcaaacatattttaaattttaattgcaAACTATCACCCATTTTGAAATATGGTCTCAAATATTTCAACACTGTCACTTAACCttcaatttgaaatataaaatacaatatgcAATTAGATATTAATACTGCGTTTAGATGCTGAGGTGATTTCAGATGATcctaaataatagtaaaaaaggtgtgaataatttgtaaataaaaatgaactgtttgtgaataatagtgaagtagTCTCCACTTACCAAACATAGTCTAAGtt from Juglans microcarpa x Juglans regia isolate MS1-56 chromosome 3S, Jm3101_v1.0, whole genome shotgun sequence encodes:
- the LOC121257403 gene encoding protein TIFY 9-like — protein: MKLVPFISLLPFFFIAAPSPLFRRRRLQHSLLNPKDSFSGDTSIMSRTTVELDFFGMEKESSSSSSSSSKSQFQKFLDRQRSFRGMQSAISMINPEVLKSVIASAANLGSESSNAIPSKNSVSVPASPVLPVYTPPIVRPSSENLPDTAPLTIFYNGTVSVFDVPQEKAENILKLAVEGTLDPKVAVPSSDQQQLLDALGGGIADLPIARRKSLQRFLEKRKERLTCVSPYACYT